A window of the Streptomyces sp. NBC_01351 genome harbors these coding sequences:
- the argH gene encoding argininosuccinate lyase, which yields MSGSAVIGTGRLEQGLGARTRRVVYGEPGPETVRRELEATSTVDLAHVVMLRESGLLTGAAAAALLDRVRRLRASGFAELTGRQAPRGLYLMYEGYLVDELGSDVGGKVHTARSRNDIKATVTAMRLRTELTELLGEVLRLQAALLSRARRHADAVMPVYTHYQPAMPISYGYYLAGIATALDRDIAALRHTVDDLDRCPLGAGAVAGTDLPIRPERTAALLGFRGGPTLHATDAVAARDTMLRGLAVVASAAVTLSRLATDLQLWSTQEFGFVEFPERLVGGSSAMPQKRNAFLLEHVKAKAAWAVGAWTASASASKSTPFTNSIEVGTEAVAVAWPALVAVRESVLLSQVLVSGARPVGERMEQRAKEGFTTATVIANRLVGEGVPFRTAHHVVGAAVRDAIAAGERELTKIETPEGVTDFGGGLPSLAEVVADLNRGGGPGECAAIVGTLRDRLAGHADWLMEYRQGLRDAARLLDADVDAVVRRFGAGETR from the coding sequence ATGAGCGGGTCCGCGGTCATCGGCACGGGCCGGCTCGAACAGGGCCTGGGCGCCCGTACCCGCCGGGTGGTCTACGGGGAGCCCGGCCCCGAGACGGTGCGCCGGGAGCTGGAGGCCACCAGCACCGTCGACCTCGCCCACGTGGTCATGCTCCGCGAGAGCGGGCTGCTGACCGGAGCCGCCGCGGCGGCCCTGCTGGACCGGGTGCGGCGGCTGCGGGCGAGCGGCTTCGCCGAGCTGACCGGCCGCCAGGCCCCGCGCGGCCTGTACCTCATGTACGAGGGCTACCTCGTGGACGAGCTCGGCTCCGACGTCGGCGGGAAGGTGCACACCGCCCGGTCCCGCAACGACATCAAGGCCACCGTGACCGCGATGCGGCTGCGCACCGAACTCACCGAGCTGCTCGGCGAGGTGCTGCGCCTGCAGGCCGCGCTGCTCTCCCGGGCCCGCCGGCACGCCGACGCGGTGATGCCCGTCTACACCCACTACCAGCCCGCGATGCCCATCAGTTACGGCTACTACCTGGCGGGCATCGCCACCGCCCTGGACCGCGACATCGCCGCGCTCCGCCACACCGTCGACGACCTGGACCGCTGCCCGCTGGGCGCGGGCGCCGTCGCCGGCACCGACCTGCCGATCCGCCCCGAGCGCACGGCCGCCCTGCTGGGCTTCCGCGGCGGCCCGACCCTGCACGCCACCGATGCGGTGGCGGCCCGCGACACGATGCTGCGCGGGCTGGCCGTGGTGGCCTCGGCGGCGGTCACGCTGAGCCGGCTGGCCACCGACCTCCAGCTGTGGAGCACCCAGGAGTTCGGCTTCGTGGAGTTCCCCGAGCGGCTCGTGGGCGGCAGTTCCGCGATGCCGCAGAAGCGCAACGCGTTCCTGCTGGAGCACGTCAAGGCCAAGGCCGCGTGGGCGGTGGGGGCCTGGACCGCCTCGGCGTCCGCCAGCAAGTCCACGCCGTTCACCAACTCCATCGAGGTCGGTACCGAGGCGGTGGCCGTGGCCTGGCCCGCGCTGGTCGCCGTACGGGAGTCCGTACTGCTCAGCCAGGTCCTGGTCTCCGGGGCCCGGCCGGTCGGCGAGCGGATGGAGCAGCGGGCCAAGGAGGGGTTCACCACCGCCACGGTGATCGCCAACCGGCTGGTCGGGGAGGGCGTGCCGTTCCGGACGGCGCACCACGTGGTGGGTGCGGCCGTGCGGGACGCCATCGCCGCCGGGGAGCGCGAACTCACCAAGATCGAGACCCCGGAGGGGGTGACCGACTTCGGCGGCGGGCTGCCCTCGCTCGCCGAGGTCGTCGCCGACCTGAACCGGGGCGGCGGTCCCGGCGAATGCGCCGCGATCGTCGGCACCCTGCGGGACCGCCTCGCCGGGCACGCCGACTGGCTCATGGAGTACCGGCAGGGGCTGCGCGATGCCGCCCGGCTGCTGGACGCCGATGTGGACGCCGTCGTGAGACGTTTCGGAGCGGGAGAGACGCGATGA
- a CDS encoding pyridoxal-phosphate dependent enzyme, whose amino-acid sequence MTATSAYPSIAEATMMPRIIRLGPNLYGAAFTLMKLLPAHHILKQAEARGELGPDTVIVETTSGTFGLALAMQAALLRRKLILVSDPAIDANLYRRLTDLGARVEICHEPAEVGGFQEARLRRLAEIRAELPDSFCPEQYTNPGNPGSYRLVAEQLTRTLGTVDALVGPVGSGGSVCGTVRALRAATPHTEAIGVDSHHSVLFGQPDGSRELRGLGNSLWPANLDHRVFDEVHWLSAGEAYASTRALHARHALFQGPTSGAAYLVARWWAERNPDRTGVVMLPDEGYRYQATVYDDSWLQAQGYPLSEQPSAPVTAAGPDVAGDRWTRFAWDRRAYEEVPGVVSRPAPAASGSAATPSAQPVGVGA is encoded by the coding sequence ATGACGGCGACCTCCGCCTACCCGTCGATAGCCGAAGCGACGATGATGCCGCGCATCATCCGGCTCGGCCCGAACCTGTACGGCGCGGCCTTCACCCTGATGAAGCTGCTTCCCGCGCACCACATCCTCAAGCAGGCCGAGGCGCGGGGTGAACTGGGCCCGGACACGGTGATCGTCGAGACCACCTCGGGCACCTTCGGACTCGCCCTGGCCATGCAGGCTGCGCTGCTGCGCCGCAAGCTCATCCTGGTCAGCGACCCGGCGATCGACGCCAACCTGTACCGGCGGCTGACCGACCTCGGGGCCCGTGTGGAGATCTGCCACGAGCCGGCGGAGGTCGGCGGTTTCCAGGAGGCCCGGCTGCGCCGGCTCGCCGAGATCCGCGCCGAACTGCCGGACTCCTTCTGCCCCGAGCAGTACACCAACCCCGGCAACCCGGGCTCCTACCGGCTGGTCGCGGAGCAGCTCACCCGGACCCTCGGCACCGTCGACGCGCTGGTCGGCCCGGTCGGCTCCGGCGGATCCGTGTGCGGCACCGTACGGGCCCTGCGCGCCGCCACCCCGCACACCGAGGCGATCGGGGTGGACAGCCACCACAGCGTGCTCTTCGGGCAGCCCGACGGCTCGCGGGAGCTGCGGGGCCTCGGCAACAGCCTGTGGCCCGCCAACCTCGACCACCGCGTCTTCGACGAGGTGCACTGGCTGAGCGCCGGCGAGGCGTACGCCTCCACCCGCGCCCTGCACGCCCGGCACGCCCTCTTCCAGGGGCCGACGAGCGGCGCCGCCTATCTCGTCGCCCGCTGGTGGGCCGAGCGCAACCCGGACCGCACCGGGGTGGTGATGCTCCCGGACGAGGGCTACCGCTACCAGGCCACGGTCTACGACGACAGCTGGCTCCAGGCGCAGGGGTACCCGCTGAGCGAGCAGCCGTCCGCACCGGTCACGGCCGCGGGCCCCGACGTGGCGGGCGACCGCTGGACCCGGTTCGCCTGGGACCGGCGAGCCTACGAGGAGGTCCCGGGCGTCGTGTCCCGGCCCGCCCCGGCGGCCTCCGGATCCGCCGCGACGCCCTCCGCGCAGCCGGTGGGGGTGGGTGCATGA
- a CDS encoding class II 3-deoxy-7-phosphoheptulonate synthase has translation MRENENSASWRDFPAAQQPDWPDPAALRAVTGRLSEAPPLVFGAECDQLRLKMAAVARGEAILLQGGDCAETFAQVTTDSIRGKLKTLLQMAVVLSHATALPVVKVGRMAGQYAKPRSSPYEERDGVTLPSYRGDAVNGLEFTAASRIPDPQRLREMYEASARTLNLVRALTTGGFADLHQVHAWNRGFVAGSGAGERYEALADEIDRTLAFMRACGVDTRELGTAEFFVGHEGLLLDYEAALTRTEPETGRTYAASGHLLWIGERTRDLDGAHVEFFSRIDNPIAVKLGPTTTADTVLALLDRLDPDRDPGRLTFVVRAGADKIRDVLPTLVEKVAAEGALPCWVSDPMHGNTVTAPSGHKTRSFETVLDEVRGFVEVHQSLGTHPGGIHVELTGDDVTECTGGGNTVRPEDLPHRYETACDPRLNHTQSIDLAFRLAEMYRERRPVSPFADAAPLR, from the coding sequence ATGAGAGAAAACGAGAACAGTGCTTCCTGGCGGGATTTCCCGGCCGCCCAGCAACCCGACTGGCCCGACCCCGCGGCCCTGCGCGCCGTCACCGGCCGGCTGTCCGAGGCGCCCCCGCTGGTCTTCGGCGCCGAGTGCGACCAACTGCGCCTGAAGATGGCGGCGGTCGCCCGCGGCGAGGCCATCCTGCTCCAGGGCGGCGACTGCGCCGAGACCTTCGCCCAGGTCACCACCGACTCCATCCGGGGCAAGCTGAAGACCCTGCTCCAGATGGCCGTCGTGCTCTCCCACGCCACCGCACTGCCGGTGGTCAAGGTGGGCCGGATGGCCGGGCAGTACGCCAAGCCGCGCTCCAGCCCGTACGAGGAGCGCGACGGGGTGACCCTGCCCTCGTACCGGGGTGACGCCGTCAACGGCCTGGAGTTCACGGCCGCTTCCCGCATCCCGGACCCGCAGCGGCTGCGCGAGATGTACGAGGCGTCGGCCCGCACCCTCAACCTGGTCCGCGCCCTGACCACCGGCGGGTTCGCCGACCTGCACCAGGTGCACGCCTGGAACCGGGGCTTCGTCGCCGGTTCGGGCGCCGGCGAGCGCTACGAGGCCCTCGCCGACGAGATCGACCGCACGCTCGCCTTCATGCGCGCCTGCGGGGTGGACACCCGCGAGCTGGGCACCGCCGAGTTCTTCGTCGGTCACGAGGGCCTGCTGCTCGACTACGAGGCCGCCCTGACCCGGACCGAGCCGGAGACCGGCCGGACCTACGCCGCCAGCGGCCACCTGCTGTGGATCGGCGAGCGGACCCGTGACCTGGACGGCGCCCACGTGGAGTTCTTCTCGCGGATCGACAATCCGATCGCCGTGAAGCTGGGCCCCACGACCACCGCCGACACCGTCCTCGCCCTCCTCGACCGGCTCGACCCGGACCGCGACCCGGGCCGGCTGACCTTCGTCGTCCGGGCGGGCGCCGACAAGATCCGCGACGTGCTGCCCACGCTTGTGGAGAAGGTCGCCGCCGAGGGTGCGCTGCCCTGCTGGGTGAGCGACCCGATGCACGGCAACACGGTGACGGCGCCCAGCGGCCACAAGACCCGATCCTTCGAGACGGTCCTCGACGAGGTACGGGGATTCGTCGAGGTCCACCAGTCGCTGGGCACCCACCCCGGCGGCATCCACGTCGAGCTGACCGGCGACGACGTGACCGAGTGCACAGGAGGCGGCAACACTGTTCGGCCCGAGGACCTCCCGCACCGCTACGAGACGGCCTGCGATCCCCGCCTCAACCACACCCAGTCCATCGACCTGGCCTTCCGGCTCGCGGAGATGTACCGCGAGCGCCGGCCGGTCAGCCCCTTTGCGGACGCAGCGCCTCTGCGATGA
- a CDS encoding anthranilate synthase component I family protein: MSNAEVEVRVAVEELARHAPLDLYAALREVLPAEEVFLFESLEGAPADRRSAVVGFGRLAEIRVHADRVEVDGPAPELKRALAGAVEAAGLVTDGPAAGCPVAYHPLPDGPYVFRFTGSDQVWDALGRAQGLFSLTTDLPDSGYAFGFLTSLAYESSWHMEELPERTGGDGGRPDITLTLFRDTVWYGVGDGRVRRLRADSPAFAGPADLPDLPELPALPREREREQERRQEQVPPAPAPRSVRDSVDRETFLGWAERCLEHIGVGDVYQIQIGHRVDVETDLTPLDVYRRLRGRNPSPYMYLMPQAGRTLIGASPELFFRIEDGEILMRPIAGTARRGPDEEVNQRRVKEMRESVKEQAEHIMLVDLCRNDIGRVALPSTQPVDRLMEVETYSHVFHLVSTVSGRLDPEVGVWDAVRATFPAGTMSGAPKVRAMEIIDGLERERRGAYAGAVGLVDVRGWSELALCIRTIEHDGHTYSTQSSAGMVAQSEPESEWQETLAKMGAAYWALTGEELLP; the protein is encoded by the coding sequence GTGAGCAATGCGGAAGTGGAGGTTCGGGTCGCCGTCGAGGAACTGGCGCGGCACGCCCCGCTGGACCTGTACGCGGCGCTGCGCGAGGTCCTCCCGGCCGAGGAGGTGTTCCTCTTCGAGAGCCTGGAGGGGGCGCCCGCCGACCGCCGCTCCGCGGTCGTCGGCTTCGGCCGGCTCGCCGAGATCCGGGTCCACGCCGACCGCGTCGAGGTGGACGGCCCGGCGCCGGAGCTCAAGCGGGCACTGGCCGGCGCGGTCGAGGCGGCCGGGCTGGTCACGGACGGGCCGGCCGCGGGCTGCCCCGTGGCCTACCACCCGCTCCCCGACGGCCCGTACGTCTTCCGCTTCACCGGCTCCGACCAGGTCTGGGACGCCCTCGGGCGGGCCCAGGGACTGTTCTCGCTGACCACCGACCTCCCTGACTCCGGCTACGCCTTCGGGTTCCTGACCTCCCTCGCCTACGAGTCGTCCTGGCACATGGAGGAGCTGCCGGAGCGGACCGGAGGGGACGGCGGGCGCCCCGACATCACGCTCACCCTGTTCCGGGACACCGTCTGGTACGGGGTCGGCGACGGCCGCGTGCGCCGACTGCGTGCCGACAGCCCGGCCTTCGCGGGCCCGGCGGACCTGCCCGACCTGCCCGAACTGCCCGCGCTGCCGCGGGAGCGGGAGCGGGAGCAGGAGCGGAGGCAGGAGCAGGTGCCGCCTGCGCCCGCCCCCCGCTCGGTGCGCGACAGCGTCGACCGGGAGACCTTCCTCGGCTGGGCCGAGCGCTGCCTGGAGCACATCGGCGTCGGTGACGTCTACCAGATCCAGATCGGCCACCGCGTCGACGTCGAGACCGACCTGACCCCGCTCGACGTCTACCGGCGGCTGCGCGGCCGCAACCCCTCGCCGTACATGTACCTGATGCCGCAGGCCGGCCGGACCCTGATCGGGGCCAGCCCGGAACTGTTCTTCCGCATCGAGGACGGCGAGATCCTCATGCGCCCGATCGCCGGCACCGCCCGCCGGGGCCCCGACGAGGAGGTCAACCAGCGGCGCGTGAAGGAGATGCGCGAGAGCGTCAAGGAACAGGCCGAGCACATCATGCTGGTCGACCTGTGCCGCAACGACATCGGCCGGGTCGCGCTTCCCAGCACCCAGCCGGTGGACAGGCTGATGGAGGTGGAGACCTACTCCCACGTGTTCCACCTGGTCTCGACCGTCTCCGGCCGGCTCGACCCGGAGGTCGGCGTCTGGGACGCGGTCCGCGCCACCTTCCCCGCCGGAACCATGTCCGGCGCGCCCAAGGTCCGCGCGATGGAGATCATCGACGGCCTGGAACGCGAACGCCGCGGCGCCTACGCGGGCGCGGTCGGCCTGGTCGACGTACGCGGGTGGAGCGAACTGGCGCTGTGCATCCGGACGATCGAGCACGACGGCCACACGTACTCCACGCAGAGCTCGGCGGGCATGGTCGCCCAGTCCGAGCCGGAGTCCGAGTGGCAGGAAACGCTGGCCAAGATGGGGGCCGCCTACTGGGCGCTCACCGGTGAGGAACTGCTGCCGTGA
- a CDS encoding thioesterase II family protein, with protein MVWTQVLEARPFAAERVVCFPHAGGSPYFFRGWAKGLDAHEVHAVCYPGRAERFSEECADRLVPMAREIAADLLSSGDDRPVAFFGHSMGAIVAYEVVRALEEAGSGVAHLFASGARAPHLMAGDPVAAAAWDEESIGRTLIELGGTEPELLENRAFVELVMPYIGADFRMLAAYEGRRRPPLTCPVTAIVGETDPRVTAAQSAAWRESTRGPFWALTVPGEHFYLGDRPPFGLIAEALRPQRG; from the coding sequence ATGGTGTGGACACAGGTGCTTGAGGCGCGGCCGTTCGCGGCGGAGCGGGTGGTGTGCTTCCCGCACGCCGGCGGATCGCCCTACTTCTTCCGTGGCTGGGCCAAGGGGCTGGACGCCCACGAGGTGCACGCGGTCTGCTACCCGGGGCGCGCGGAGCGCTTCTCCGAGGAGTGCGCGGACCGGCTGGTCCCGATGGCCCGCGAGATAGCCGCCGACCTGCTGTCCTCGGGGGACGACCGGCCGGTCGCGTTCTTCGGGCACAGCATGGGCGCGATCGTCGCGTACGAGGTGGTCCGGGCGCTGGAGGAGGCCGGCTCGGGGGTGGCGCACCTCTTCGCCTCGGGGGCGCGGGCGCCTCATCTGATGGCCGGGGACCCGGTGGCCGCGGCCGCCTGGGACGAGGAGTCCATCGGCCGGACCCTCATCGAACTGGGCGGCACGGAACCCGAGTTGCTGGAGAACCGGGCCTTCGTGGAACTGGTGATGCCGTACATCGGGGCGGACTTCCGGATGCTCGCCGCGTACGAAGGCCGGCGGCGACCCCCGCTGACCTGCCCGGTCACCGCGATCGTCGGGGAAACCGACCCCCGGGTGACCGCCGCGCAGAGTGCTGCCTGGCGGGAGTCGACCCGGGGGCCGTTCTGGGCGCTGACCGTGCCCGGTGAGCACTTCTACCTGGGCGACCGGCCGCCGTTCGGGCTCATCGCAGAGGCGCTGCGTCCGCAAAGGGGCTGA
- a CDS encoding ATP-grasp domain-containing protein — MSAGGGWFAFLESNTTGTGRDFCAAARARGMRPVLLSRDPGRYPYAVLDGIDTVVLDTSDPQAVLEACTRLDPVAIASSSEYFVALAARTAAKLGLPGPDGDAVERCRSKDAQRSVHAAAGVPVPAFAAVTGAAEAAGAAERIGFPVVLKPVSGSGSVGVRLCADAAQARAWAERLLSDGSATVLVEEAVSGPEFSVETFDGEVVAVVAKHVGAEPYFVETGHDVPAPVPAATAAELGAVAVRAVGALGLGYGAAHTELRLGPGGPVVIEVNPRLAGGMIPVAVKAATGVDLVDRVVARAAGLPAAVRGAAAGHAAVRFVRLAGEGRVAAVAGLADAAAAPGVAAVTASTAVGRELRVTHSFQDRLACVVAAGPDTATAARRASAAAALIDITVEETPR, encoded by the coding sequence ATGAGTGCGGGCGGCGGCTGGTTCGCCTTCCTGGAGAGCAACACCACCGGTACCGGGCGGGACTTCTGCGCCGCGGCCCGGGCCCGGGGGATGCGCCCCGTCCTGCTGAGCCGGGATCCCGGCCGGTACCCGTACGCCGTGCTGGACGGCATCGACACGGTGGTGCTGGACACCTCCGACCCGCAGGCGGTCCTGGAGGCCTGCACCCGGCTCGACCCGGTCGCGATCGCCTCCAGCTCCGAGTACTTCGTCGCCCTGGCGGCGCGGACGGCGGCCAAGCTGGGGCTGCCGGGGCCGGACGGCGACGCCGTGGAGCGCTGCCGGTCCAAGGACGCCCAGCGCTCCGTGCACGCGGCCGCCGGGGTGCCTGTGCCGGCGTTCGCGGCGGTGACCGGGGCGGCGGAGGCCGCCGGGGCCGCGGAGCGGATCGGGTTCCCTGTCGTCCTCAAGCCCGTCAGCGGCTCCGGTTCGGTCGGGGTGCGGCTGTGCGCGGACGCGGCGCAGGCCCGTGCGTGGGCGGAGCGGCTGCTGTCCGACGGCTCGGCCACCGTGCTGGTGGAGGAGGCCGTGTCCGGCCCCGAGTTCTCGGTGGAGACCTTCGACGGCGAGGTGGTCGCGGTGGTGGCCAAGCACGTCGGGGCCGAGCCGTACTTCGTGGAGACCGGGCACGACGTGCCCGCCCCCGTCCCGGCCGCCACGGCGGCCGAGCTCGGCGCCGTCGCCGTACGGGCGGTGGGCGCGCTGGGTCTGGGCTACGGCGCCGCCCACACCGAGCTGCGGCTGGGCCCCGGCGGGCCGGTCGTCATCGAGGTCAACCCGCGCCTGGCGGGCGGCATGATCCCGGTCGCGGTGAAGGCCGCGACCGGGGTGGACCTGGTGGACCGGGTGGTCGCCCGGGCCGCCGGCCTGCCGGCCGCCGTGCGCGGAGCGGCGGCCGGTCACGCCGCCGTCCGCTTCGTCCGGCTGGCCGGGGAGGGCCGGGTCGCGGCCGTCGCGGGCCTGGCCGACGCCGCCGCGGCGCCGGGCGTGGCGGCCGTGACGGCGAGCACCGCCGTGGGCCGGGAGCTGCGGGTGACGCACTCCTTCCAGGACCGCCTGGCCTGCGTGGTCGCCGCAGGCCCCGATACCGCCACCGCGGCCCGCCGGGCCTCGGCGGCCGCCGCCCTGATCGACATCACCGTGGAGGAGACCCCCCGATGA
- a CDS encoding anthranilate synthase component II, giving the protein MKVLLIDAYDSFVHIIDQYLRVLGADTEVVRSRTRTPEQLAALEPDAVVLGPGPGHPAESGHVELVHEFAGRVPLLGVCLGHQAIGLAYGGRIEVAGQVMHGRTSTVRHDGQGLFEGLGHTLEATRYHSLLVADPLPEPLVTTAVAADHGYVMGLRHRTLPVEGVQFHPESIMTTGGLTMMGNFLAMRAGALTLR; this is encoded by the coding sequence GTGAAGGTACTGCTGATCGACGCGTACGACAGTTTCGTCCACATCATCGACCAGTACCTGCGAGTGCTGGGCGCCGACACCGAGGTGGTGCGCTCCCGCACCCGCACCCCGGAGCAGCTCGCCGCCCTGGAGCCCGACGCGGTCGTGCTCGGGCCGGGCCCCGGGCATCCGGCGGAGTCCGGACACGTGGAGCTCGTGCACGAGTTCGCGGGGCGGGTGCCGCTGCTCGGCGTGTGCCTCGGGCACCAGGCCATCGGGCTCGCCTACGGCGGCCGGATCGAGGTCGCCGGGCAGGTCATGCACGGGCGGACCAGCACCGTCCGGCACGACGGCCAGGGCCTCTTCGAGGGCCTTGGCCACACCCTGGAAGCCACCCGCTACCACTCGCTGCTGGTCGCCGACCCGCTGCCGGAGCCGCTGGTGACCACCGCGGTCGCCGCCGACCACGGCTACGTGATGGGGCTGCGCCACCGCACGCTGCCGGTGGAAGGAGTGCAGTTCCACCCGGAGTCCATCATGACCACCGGCGGGCTGACCATGATGGGCAACTTCCTGGCGATGCGGGCCGGCGCGCTCACGCTCCGCTGA